A single genomic interval of Vulpes vulpes isolate BD-2025 chromosome 3, VulVul3, whole genome shotgun sequence harbors:
- the EPS8L3 gene encoding epidermal growth factor receptor kinase substrate 8-like protein 3 isoform X3, with protein sequence MNRDKGNLRSLIFLEARQDPRLKGPCPQPLTEKRCLPTPSTRPPARAPAPSGGQAPLEHRFLESSNSANMSRPSSRAIYLQRKEYLQNISSEPTCLQHRVEHLMTCKLGSQKVQEPKDALKKLQEMDAQGRVWSQDLFLQVRDGSFQLLDIETKEELDSYRLDSIQAMDVVLNIGSYNAILSITVQGSGLPATSTLLFHCQEVRAEQLRNSLKKALEEEQQQSRPHSRARHPSQDKWRGPSPERSFSKEQVPPPEQGLPPEQSYWMTPEHSTPPSPRPLLRNSSTQESSTLTLPPPRRTPSPESPERDEEILSHVLRDIELFVGKLKEAQAKSSHKKKKLGKKKGKHQWGMTQAQYIDCFQKIKYSFNLLGKLAIWLQEKNAPEFVHILFQLLDSILAQCPEPGLAARVISPLLTTKAIDLLQSCLSPAESDFWKRLGAAWTTSRADWTGGEPPPYQPTFYDGWQLPEPSNQAPSGYQSSTSLRPGLGSTSYLVQEETHNHGPQPGDPNHMPSSSRPMKPALKMQVLYEFEARNPQELTVAQGEVLEVLDQSKRWWLVKNEKGQSGYIPSNILEPLQSRAPGDQSQSPSWAPVLRPSSTPEEVAAWLQAQNFSTTTVKSLGFLTGSQLLHMRPGELQMLCPQEAPRVLAQLENVRRTLGMSL encoded by the exons ATGAACAGGGACAAAGGCAACCTCCGGTCTCTCATCTTTCTCGAAGCCCGCCAG GACCCGCGGCTCAAGGGCCCCTGTCCACAGCCACTAACAGAGAAGCGCTGccttcccacccccagcaccaGACCACCAGCTCGAGCACCGGCCCCCTCAGGGGGACAAGCACCTCTGGAACACAG ATTCTTGGAGTCATCTAACAGTGCCAACATGTCCCGGCCCAGCAGCAGAGCCATTTACC TGCAACGGAAGGAGTACTTGCAGAACATCTCCTCCGAGCCCACCTGTCTGCAGCACAGGGTGGAG CACCTAATGACATGTAAGCTAGGATCTCAGAAGGTCCAAGAACCCAAGGATGCGCTGAAGAAGCTGCAGGAGATGGATGCTCAGGGCCGGGTGTGGAGTCAGGACCTGTTCCTGCAGGTCAGAGACGGCTCGTTCCAACTGCTGGACATCGAGACGAAG GAGGAGCTGGACTCTTACCGCCTGGACAGCATCCAGGCCATGGACGTGGTGCTCAACATCGGCTCCTACAACGCTATCCTGTCCATCACGGTGCAGGGGTCCGGCCTGCCAGCCACCAGCACTCTGCTCTTCCACTGCCAGGAAGTGAGG GCAGAGCAGCTAAGGAACAGCCTGAAGAaggccctggaggaggagcaaCAGCAGAG CAGACCCCACTCTAGAGCCCGTCACCCCAGCCAAGACAAATGGAGGGGGCCTTCTCCAGAGAGGTCATTCTCTAAGGAGCAAGTACCCCCACCAGAGCAGGGGCTCCCTCCAGAGCAGTCCTACTGGATGACCCCAGAGCACA GTACACCGCCATCCCCAAGGCCCCTGCTACGCAACTCCAGTACCCAAGAATCAAGCACCCTCACTTTGCCTCCTCCAAGGCGGACCCCATCTCCCGAGAGCCCAGAGAGGGATGAG GAGATACTAAGCCACGTCCTTAGGGATATCGAGCTGTTTGTGGGCAAGCTGAAGGAGGCCCAGGCAAAGAGCAGTCATAAGAAGAAGAAACTAGGGAAGAAAAAAGGCAAGCATCAGTGGG GAATGACACAGGCACAGTACATTGATTGCTTCCAGAAGATCAAGTACAGCTTCAACCTCCTA GGCAAGCTGGCCATCTGGCTGCAGGAGAAGAACGCTCCCGAATTTGTGCACATCCTCTTCCAACTTCTAGACTCT ATCCTGGCCCAGTGCCCTGAGCCTGGTCTAGCAGCCCGAGTGATTTCACCCCTCCTCACCACCAAAGCCATCGACCTGCTGCAGTCCTGTCTCAGCCCAGCTGAGAGCGACTTCTGGAAGAGACTGGGTGCGGCCTGGACCACCAGCCG GGCCGACTGGACAGGCGGTGAGCCCCCACCGTACCAACCCACATTCTATGATGGTTGGCAGCTTCCAGAACCCTCCAACCAG GCACCCTCGGGATACCAGAGCTCTACCTCTCTACG cccTGGATTAGGGAGCACCTCCTACCTTGTCCAAGAGGAGACACACAACCATGGCCCTCAGCCTGGGGACCCCAACCACATGCCCTCCAGCTCCAGACCCATGAAGCCAGCCCTGAAAATGCAAGTCCTATACGAGTTTGAAGCCAGGAACCCACAGGAACTGACTGTAGCCCAGGGAGAGGTGCTGGAG GTCCTGGACCAGAGCAAGCGGTGGTGGCTGGTGAAGAATGAGAAGGGACAGAGTGGCTACATTCCCAGCAACATCCTAGAGCCCCTACAGTCAAGGGCCCCGGGGGACCAGAGCCAGTCGCCTTCTTGG GCTCCAGTGCTTCGACCTAGCTCGACACCTGAGGAGGTGGCGGCCTGGCTGCAGGCACAGAACTTCTCCACCAC CACGGTGAAGAGCCTcgggttcctcacagggagccagctgCTTCACATGAGACCCGGGGAGCTCCAGATGCTGTGTCCACAGGAGGCTCCACGGGTCCTGGCACAGTTAGAAAATGTCAGAAGGACGTTGGGG atGAGCCTTTAG
- the EPS8L3 gene encoding epidermal growth factor receptor kinase substrate 8-like protein 3 isoform X2: protein MWTWGLRGGTRRQREERPRPKLEEGRGGGWAAGSLAKPGAATGPGFLAERVVASKASTPTGVQRAQVWLPHGLIIIRPACSPGPAAQGPLSTATNREALPSHPQHQTTSSSTGPLRGTSTSGTQCRFLESSNSANMSRPSSRAIYLQRKEYLQNISSEPTCLQHRVEHLMTCKLGSQKVQEPKDALKKLQEMDAQGRVWSQDLFLQVRDGSFQLLDIETKEELDSYRLDSIQAMDVVLNIGSYNAILSITVQGSGLPATSTLLFHCQEVRAEQLRNSLKKALEEEQQQRPHSRARHPSQDKWRGPSPERSFSKEQVPPPEQGLPPEQSYWMTPEHSTPPSPRPLLRNSSTQESSTLTLPPPRRTPSPESPERDEEILSHVLRDIELFVGKLKEAQAKSSHKKKKLGKKKGKHQWGMTQAQYIDCFQKIKYSFNLLGKLAIWLQEKNAPEFVHILFQLLDSILAQCPEPGLAARVISPLLTTKAIDLLQSCLSPAESDFWKRLGAAWTTSRADWTGGEPPPYQPTFYDGWQLPEPSNQAPSGYQSSTSLRPGLGSTSYLVQEETHNHGPQPGDPNHMPSSSRPMKPALKMQVLYEFEARNPQELTVAQGEVLEVLDQSKRWWLVKNEKGQSGYIPSNILEPLQSRAPGDQSQSPSWAPVLRPSSTPEEVAAWLQAQNFSTTTVKSLGFLTGSQLLHMRPGELQMLCPQEAPRVLAQLENVRRTLGMSL, encoded by the exons ATGTGGACCTGGGGCCTCAGAGGGGGCACCAGgcggcagagggaggagaggccacGCCCTAAgctggaggaaggcagaggaggaggctgggcaGCAGGGTCCCTGGCTAAGCCTGGGGCTGCCACAGGTCCAGGCTTCCTTGCTGAGCGGGTGGTGGCCTCCAAAGCCTCCACGCCCACCGGAGTCCAAAGAGCACAGGTGTGGCTGCCTCATGGCCTCATCATCATAAGGCCCGCCTGCTCCCCAGGACCCGCGGCTCAAGGGCCCCTGTCCACAGCCACTAACAGAGAAGCGCTGccttcccacccccagcaccaGACCACCAGCTCGAGCACCGGCCCCCTCAGGGGGACAAGCACCTCTGGAACACAG TGTAGATTCTTGGAGTCATCTAACAGTGCCAACATGTCCCGGCCCAGCAGCAGAGCCATTTACC TGCAACGGAAGGAGTACTTGCAGAACATCTCCTCCGAGCCCACCTGTCTGCAGCACAGGGTGGAG CACCTAATGACATGTAAGCTAGGATCTCAGAAGGTCCAAGAACCCAAGGATGCGCTGAAGAAGCTGCAGGAGATGGATGCTCAGGGCCGGGTGTGGAGTCAGGACCTGTTCCTGCAGGTCAGAGACGGCTCGTTCCAACTGCTGGACATCGAGACGAAG GAGGAGCTGGACTCTTACCGCCTGGACAGCATCCAGGCCATGGACGTGGTGCTCAACATCGGCTCCTACAACGCTATCCTGTCCATCACGGTGCAGGGGTCCGGCCTGCCAGCCACCAGCACTCTGCTCTTCCACTGCCAGGAAGTGAGG GCAGAGCAGCTAAGGAACAGCCTGAAGAaggccctggaggaggagcaaCAGCAGAG ACCCCACTCTAGAGCCCGTCACCCCAGCCAAGACAAATGGAGGGGGCCTTCTCCAGAGAGGTCATTCTCTAAGGAGCAAGTACCCCCACCAGAGCAGGGGCTCCCTCCAGAGCAGTCCTACTGGATGACCCCAGAGCACA GTACACCGCCATCCCCAAGGCCCCTGCTACGCAACTCCAGTACCCAAGAATCAAGCACCCTCACTTTGCCTCCTCCAAGGCGGACCCCATCTCCCGAGAGCCCAGAGAGGGATGAG GAGATACTAAGCCACGTCCTTAGGGATATCGAGCTGTTTGTGGGCAAGCTGAAGGAGGCCCAGGCAAAGAGCAGTCATAAGAAGAAGAAACTAGGGAAGAAAAAAGGCAAGCATCAGTGGG GAATGACACAGGCACAGTACATTGATTGCTTCCAGAAGATCAAGTACAGCTTCAACCTCCTA GGCAAGCTGGCCATCTGGCTGCAGGAGAAGAACGCTCCCGAATTTGTGCACATCCTCTTCCAACTTCTAGACTCT ATCCTGGCCCAGTGCCCTGAGCCTGGTCTAGCAGCCCGAGTGATTTCACCCCTCCTCACCACCAAAGCCATCGACCTGCTGCAGTCCTGTCTCAGCCCAGCTGAGAGCGACTTCTGGAAGAGACTGGGTGCGGCCTGGACCACCAGCCG GGCCGACTGGACAGGCGGTGAGCCCCCACCGTACCAACCCACATTCTATGATGGTTGGCAGCTTCCAGAACCCTCCAACCAG GCACCCTCGGGATACCAGAGCTCTACCTCTCTACG cccTGGATTAGGGAGCACCTCCTACCTTGTCCAAGAGGAGACACACAACCATGGCCCTCAGCCTGGGGACCCCAACCACATGCCCTCCAGCTCCAGACCCATGAAGCCAGCCCTGAAAATGCAAGTCCTATACGAGTTTGAAGCCAGGAACCCACAGGAACTGACTGTAGCCCAGGGAGAGGTGCTGGAG GTCCTGGACCAGAGCAAGCGGTGGTGGCTGGTGAAGAATGAGAAGGGACAGAGTGGCTACATTCCCAGCAACATCCTAGAGCCCCTACAGTCAAGGGCCCCGGGGGACCAGAGCCAGTCGCCTTCTTGG GCTCCAGTGCTTCGACCTAGCTCGACACCTGAGGAGGTGGCGGCCTGGCTGCAGGCACAGAACTTCTCCACCAC CACGGTGAAGAGCCTcgggttcctcacagggagccagctgCTTCACATGAGACCCGGGGAGCTCCAGATGCTGTGTCCACAGGAGGCTCCACGGGTCCTGGCACAGTTAGAAAATGTCAGAAGGACGTTGGGG atGAGCCTTTAG
- the EPS8L3 gene encoding epidermal growth factor receptor kinase substrate 8-like protein 3 isoform X6, whose product MSRPSSRAIYLQRKEYLQNISSEPTCLQHRVEHLMTCKLGSQKVQEPKDALKKLQEMDAQGRVWSQDLFLQVRDGSFQLLDIETKEELDSYRLDSIQAMDVVLNIGSYNAILSITVQGSGLPATSTLLFHCQEVRAEQLRNSLKKALEEEQQQRPHSRARHPSQDKWRGPSPERSFSKEQVPPPEQGLPPEQSYWMTPEHSTPPSPRPLLRNSSTQESSTLTLPPPRRTPSPESPERDEEILSHVLRDIELFVGKLKEAQAKSSHKKKKLGKKKGKHQWGMTQAQYIDCFQKIKYSFNLLGKLAIWLQEKNAPEFVHILFQLLDSILAQCPEPGLAARVISPLLTTKAIDLLQSCLSPAESDFWKRLGAAWTTSRADWTGGEPPPYQPTFYDGWQLPEPSNQAPSGYQSSTSLRPGLGSTSYLVQEETHNHGPQPGDPNHMPSSSRPMKPALKMQVLYEFEARNPQELTVAQGEVLEVLDQSKRWWLVKNEKGQSGYIPSNILEPLQSRAPGDQSQSPSWAPVLRPSSTPEEVAAWLQAQNFSTTTVKSLGFLTGSQLLHMRPGELQMLCPQEAPRVLAQLENVRRTLGMSL is encoded by the exons ATGTCCCGGCCCAGCAGCAGAGCCATTTACC TGCAACGGAAGGAGTACTTGCAGAACATCTCCTCCGAGCCCACCTGTCTGCAGCACAGGGTGGAG CACCTAATGACATGTAAGCTAGGATCTCAGAAGGTCCAAGAACCCAAGGATGCGCTGAAGAAGCTGCAGGAGATGGATGCTCAGGGCCGGGTGTGGAGTCAGGACCTGTTCCTGCAGGTCAGAGACGGCTCGTTCCAACTGCTGGACATCGAGACGAAG GAGGAGCTGGACTCTTACCGCCTGGACAGCATCCAGGCCATGGACGTGGTGCTCAACATCGGCTCCTACAACGCTATCCTGTCCATCACGGTGCAGGGGTCCGGCCTGCCAGCCACCAGCACTCTGCTCTTCCACTGCCAGGAAGTGAGG GCAGAGCAGCTAAGGAACAGCCTGAAGAaggccctggaggaggagcaaCAGCAGAG ACCCCACTCTAGAGCCCGTCACCCCAGCCAAGACAAATGGAGGGGGCCTTCTCCAGAGAGGTCATTCTCTAAGGAGCAAGTACCCCCACCAGAGCAGGGGCTCCCTCCAGAGCAGTCCTACTGGATGACCCCAGAGCACA GTACACCGCCATCCCCAAGGCCCCTGCTACGCAACTCCAGTACCCAAGAATCAAGCACCCTCACTTTGCCTCCTCCAAGGCGGACCCCATCTCCCGAGAGCCCAGAGAGGGATGAG GAGATACTAAGCCACGTCCTTAGGGATATCGAGCTGTTTGTGGGCAAGCTGAAGGAGGCCCAGGCAAAGAGCAGTCATAAGAAGAAGAAACTAGGGAAGAAAAAAGGCAAGCATCAGTGGG GAATGACACAGGCACAGTACATTGATTGCTTCCAGAAGATCAAGTACAGCTTCAACCTCCTA GGCAAGCTGGCCATCTGGCTGCAGGAGAAGAACGCTCCCGAATTTGTGCACATCCTCTTCCAACTTCTAGACTCT ATCCTGGCCCAGTGCCCTGAGCCTGGTCTAGCAGCCCGAGTGATTTCACCCCTCCTCACCACCAAAGCCATCGACCTGCTGCAGTCCTGTCTCAGCCCAGCTGAGAGCGACTTCTGGAAGAGACTGGGTGCGGCCTGGACCACCAGCCG GGCCGACTGGACAGGCGGTGAGCCCCCACCGTACCAACCCACATTCTATGATGGTTGGCAGCTTCCAGAACCCTCCAACCAG GCACCCTCGGGATACCAGAGCTCTACCTCTCTACG cccTGGATTAGGGAGCACCTCCTACCTTGTCCAAGAGGAGACACACAACCATGGCCCTCAGCCTGGGGACCCCAACCACATGCCCTCCAGCTCCAGACCCATGAAGCCAGCCCTGAAAATGCAAGTCCTATACGAGTTTGAAGCCAGGAACCCACAGGAACTGACTGTAGCCCAGGGAGAGGTGCTGGAG GTCCTGGACCAGAGCAAGCGGTGGTGGCTGGTGAAGAATGAGAAGGGACAGAGTGGCTACATTCCCAGCAACATCCTAGAGCCCCTACAGTCAAGGGCCCCGGGGGACCAGAGCCAGTCGCCTTCTTGG GCTCCAGTGCTTCGACCTAGCTCGACACCTGAGGAGGTGGCGGCCTGGCTGCAGGCACAGAACTTCTCCACCAC CACGGTGAAGAGCCTcgggttcctcacagggagccagctgCTTCACATGAGACCCGGGGAGCTCCAGATGCTGTGTCCACAGGAGGCTCCACGGGTCCTGGCACAGTTAGAAAATGTCAGAAGGACGTTGGGG atGAGCCTTTAG
- the EPS8L3 gene encoding epidermal growth factor receptor kinase substrate 8-like protein 3 isoform X4 → MNRDKGNLRSLIFLEARQDPRLKGPCPQPLTEKRCLPTPSTRPPARAPAPSGGQAPLEHRFLESSNSANMSRPSSRAIYLQRKEYLQNISSEPTCLQHRVEHLMTCKLGSQKVQEPKDALKKLQEMDAQGRVWSQDLFLQVRDGSFQLLDIETKEELDSYRLDSIQAMDVVLNIGSYNAILSITVQGSGLPATSTLLFHCQEVRAEQLRNSLKKALEEEQQQRPHSRARHPSQDKWRGPSPERSFSKEQVPPPEQGLPPEQSYWMTPEHSTPPSPRPLLRNSSTQESSTLTLPPPRRTPSPESPERDEEILSHVLRDIELFVGKLKEAQAKSSHKKKKLGKKKGKHQWGMTQAQYIDCFQKIKYSFNLLGKLAIWLQEKNAPEFVHILFQLLDSILAQCPEPGLAARVISPLLTTKAIDLLQSCLSPAESDFWKRLGAAWTTSRADWTGGEPPPYQPTFYDGWQLPEPSNQAPSGYQSSTSLRPGLGSTSYLVQEETHNHGPQPGDPNHMPSSSRPMKPALKMQVLYEFEARNPQELTVAQGEVLEVLDQSKRWWLVKNEKGQSGYIPSNILEPLQSRAPGDQSQSPSWAPVLRPSSTPEEVAAWLQAQNFSTTTVKSLGFLTGSQLLHMRPGELQMLCPQEAPRVLAQLENVRRTLGMSL, encoded by the exons ATGAACAGGGACAAAGGCAACCTCCGGTCTCTCATCTTTCTCGAAGCCCGCCAG GACCCGCGGCTCAAGGGCCCCTGTCCACAGCCACTAACAGAGAAGCGCTGccttcccacccccagcaccaGACCACCAGCTCGAGCACCGGCCCCCTCAGGGGGACAAGCACCTCTGGAACACAG ATTCTTGGAGTCATCTAACAGTGCCAACATGTCCCGGCCCAGCAGCAGAGCCATTTACC TGCAACGGAAGGAGTACTTGCAGAACATCTCCTCCGAGCCCACCTGTCTGCAGCACAGGGTGGAG CACCTAATGACATGTAAGCTAGGATCTCAGAAGGTCCAAGAACCCAAGGATGCGCTGAAGAAGCTGCAGGAGATGGATGCTCAGGGCCGGGTGTGGAGTCAGGACCTGTTCCTGCAGGTCAGAGACGGCTCGTTCCAACTGCTGGACATCGAGACGAAG GAGGAGCTGGACTCTTACCGCCTGGACAGCATCCAGGCCATGGACGTGGTGCTCAACATCGGCTCCTACAACGCTATCCTGTCCATCACGGTGCAGGGGTCCGGCCTGCCAGCCACCAGCACTCTGCTCTTCCACTGCCAGGAAGTGAGG GCAGAGCAGCTAAGGAACAGCCTGAAGAaggccctggaggaggagcaaCAGCAGAG ACCCCACTCTAGAGCCCGTCACCCCAGCCAAGACAAATGGAGGGGGCCTTCTCCAGAGAGGTCATTCTCTAAGGAGCAAGTACCCCCACCAGAGCAGGGGCTCCCTCCAGAGCAGTCCTACTGGATGACCCCAGAGCACA GTACACCGCCATCCCCAAGGCCCCTGCTACGCAACTCCAGTACCCAAGAATCAAGCACCCTCACTTTGCCTCCTCCAAGGCGGACCCCATCTCCCGAGAGCCCAGAGAGGGATGAG GAGATACTAAGCCACGTCCTTAGGGATATCGAGCTGTTTGTGGGCAAGCTGAAGGAGGCCCAGGCAAAGAGCAGTCATAAGAAGAAGAAACTAGGGAAGAAAAAAGGCAAGCATCAGTGGG GAATGACACAGGCACAGTACATTGATTGCTTCCAGAAGATCAAGTACAGCTTCAACCTCCTA GGCAAGCTGGCCATCTGGCTGCAGGAGAAGAACGCTCCCGAATTTGTGCACATCCTCTTCCAACTTCTAGACTCT ATCCTGGCCCAGTGCCCTGAGCCTGGTCTAGCAGCCCGAGTGATTTCACCCCTCCTCACCACCAAAGCCATCGACCTGCTGCAGTCCTGTCTCAGCCCAGCTGAGAGCGACTTCTGGAAGAGACTGGGTGCGGCCTGGACCACCAGCCG GGCCGACTGGACAGGCGGTGAGCCCCCACCGTACCAACCCACATTCTATGATGGTTGGCAGCTTCCAGAACCCTCCAACCAG GCACCCTCGGGATACCAGAGCTCTACCTCTCTACG cccTGGATTAGGGAGCACCTCCTACCTTGTCCAAGAGGAGACACACAACCATGGCCCTCAGCCTGGGGACCCCAACCACATGCCCTCCAGCTCCAGACCCATGAAGCCAGCCCTGAAAATGCAAGTCCTATACGAGTTTGAAGCCAGGAACCCACAGGAACTGACTGTAGCCCAGGGAGAGGTGCTGGAG GTCCTGGACCAGAGCAAGCGGTGGTGGCTGGTGAAGAATGAGAAGGGACAGAGTGGCTACATTCCCAGCAACATCCTAGAGCCCCTACAGTCAAGGGCCCCGGGGGACCAGAGCCAGTCGCCTTCTTGG GCTCCAGTGCTTCGACCTAGCTCGACACCTGAGGAGGTGGCGGCCTGGCTGCAGGCACAGAACTTCTCCACCAC CACGGTGAAGAGCCTcgggttcctcacagggagccagctgCTTCACATGAGACCCGGGGAGCTCCAGATGCTGTGTCCACAGGAGGCTCCACGGGTCCTGGCACAGTTAGAAAATGTCAGAAGGACGTTGGGG atGAGCCTTTAG
- the EPS8L3 gene encoding epidermal growth factor receptor kinase substrate 8-like protein 3 isoform X1: MWTWGLRGGTRRQREERPRPKLEEGRGGGWAAGSLAKPGAATGPGFLAERVVASKASTPTGVQRAQVWLPHGLIIIRPACSPGPAAQGPLSTATNREALPSHPQHQTTSSSTGPLRGTSTSGTQCRFLESSNSANMSRPSSRAIYLQRKEYLQNISSEPTCLQHRVEHLMTCKLGSQKVQEPKDALKKLQEMDAQGRVWSQDLFLQVRDGSFQLLDIETKEELDSYRLDSIQAMDVVLNIGSYNAILSITVQGSGLPATSTLLFHCQEVRAEQLRNSLKKALEEEQQQSRPHSRARHPSQDKWRGPSPERSFSKEQVPPPEQGLPPEQSYWMTPEHSTPPSPRPLLRNSSTQESSTLTLPPPRRTPSPESPERDEEILSHVLRDIELFVGKLKEAQAKSSHKKKKLGKKKGKHQWGMTQAQYIDCFQKIKYSFNLLGKLAIWLQEKNAPEFVHILFQLLDSILAQCPEPGLAARVISPLLTTKAIDLLQSCLSPAESDFWKRLGAAWTTSRADWTGGEPPPYQPTFYDGWQLPEPSNQAPSGYQSSTSLRPGLGSTSYLVQEETHNHGPQPGDPNHMPSSSRPMKPALKMQVLYEFEARNPQELTVAQGEVLEVLDQSKRWWLVKNEKGQSGYIPSNILEPLQSRAPGDQSQSPSWAPVLRPSSTPEEVAAWLQAQNFSTTTVKSLGFLTGSQLLHMRPGELQMLCPQEAPRVLAQLENVRRTLGMSL; encoded by the exons ATGTGGACCTGGGGCCTCAGAGGGGGCACCAGgcggcagagggaggagaggccacGCCCTAAgctggaggaaggcagaggaggaggctgggcaGCAGGGTCCCTGGCTAAGCCTGGGGCTGCCACAGGTCCAGGCTTCCTTGCTGAGCGGGTGGTGGCCTCCAAAGCCTCCACGCCCACCGGAGTCCAAAGAGCACAGGTGTGGCTGCCTCATGGCCTCATCATCATAAGGCCCGCCTGCTCCCCAGGACCCGCGGCTCAAGGGCCCCTGTCCACAGCCACTAACAGAGAAGCGCTGccttcccacccccagcaccaGACCACCAGCTCGAGCACCGGCCCCCTCAGGGGGACAAGCACCTCTGGAACACAG TGTAGATTCTTGGAGTCATCTAACAGTGCCAACATGTCCCGGCCCAGCAGCAGAGCCATTTACC TGCAACGGAAGGAGTACTTGCAGAACATCTCCTCCGAGCCCACCTGTCTGCAGCACAGGGTGGAG CACCTAATGACATGTAAGCTAGGATCTCAGAAGGTCCAAGAACCCAAGGATGCGCTGAAGAAGCTGCAGGAGATGGATGCTCAGGGCCGGGTGTGGAGTCAGGACCTGTTCCTGCAGGTCAGAGACGGCTCGTTCCAACTGCTGGACATCGAGACGAAG GAGGAGCTGGACTCTTACCGCCTGGACAGCATCCAGGCCATGGACGTGGTGCTCAACATCGGCTCCTACAACGCTATCCTGTCCATCACGGTGCAGGGGTCCGGCCTGCCAGCCACCAGCACTCTGCTCTTCCACTGCCAGGAAGTGAGG GCAGAGCAGCTAAGGAACAGCCTGAAGAaggccctggaggaggagcaaCAGCAGAG CAGACCCCACTCTAGAGCCCGTCACCCCAGCCAAGACAAATGGAGGGGGCCTTCTCCAGAGAGGTCATTCTCTAAGGAGCAAGTACCCCCACCAGAGCAGGGGCTCCCTCCAGAGCAGTCCTACTGGATGACCCCAGAGCACA GTACACCGCCATCCCCAAGGCCCCTGCTACGCAACTCCAGTACCCAAGAATCAAGCACCCTCACTTTGCCTCCTCCAAGGCGGACCCCATCTCCCGAGAGCCCAGAGAGGGATGAG GAGATACTAAGCCACGTCCTTAGGGATATCGAGCTGTTTGTGGGCAAGCTGAAGGAGGCCCAGGCAAAGAGCAGTCATAAGAAGAAGAAACTAGGGAAGAAAAAAGGCAAGCATCAGTGGG GAATGACACAGGCACAGTACATTGATTGCTTCCAGAAGATCAAGTACAGCTTCAACCTCCTA GGCAAGCTGGCCATCTGGCTGCAGGAGAAGAACGCTCCCGAATTTGTGCACATCCTCTTCCAACTTCTAGACTCT ATCCTGGCCCAGTGCCCTGAGCCTGGTCTAGCAGCCCGAGTGATTTCACCCCTCCTCACCACCAAAGCCATCGACCTGCTGCAGTCCTGTCTCAGCCCAGCTGAGAGCGACTTCTGGAAGAGACTGGGTGCGGCCTGGACCACCAGCCG GGCCGACTGGACAGGCGGTGAGCCCCCACCGTACCAACCCACATTCTATGATGGTTGGCAGCTTCCAGAACCCTCCAACCAG GCACCCTCGGGATACCAGAGCTCTACCTCTCTACG cccTGGATTAGGGAGCACCTCCTACCTTGTCCAAGAGGAGACACACAACCATGGCCCTCAGCCTGGGGACCCCAACCACATGCCCTCCAGCTCCAGACCCATGAAGCCAGCCCTGAAAATGCAAGTCCTATACGAGTTTGAAGCCAGGAACCCACAGGAACTGACTGTAGCCCAGGGAGAGGTGCTGGAG GTCCTGGACCAGAGCAAGCGGTGGTGGCTGGTGAAGAATGAGAAGGGACAGAGTGGCTACATTCCCAGCAACATCCTAGAGCCCCTACAGTCAAGGGCCCCGGGGGACCAGAGCCAGTCGCCTTCTTGG GCTCCAGTGCTTCGACCTAGCTCGACACCTGAGGAGGTGGCGGCCTGGCTGCAGGCACAGAACTTCTCCACCAC CACGGTGAAGAGCCTcgggttcctcacagggagccagctgCTTCACATGAGACCCGGGGAGCTCCAGATGCTGTGTCCACAGGAGGCTCCACGGGTCCTGGCACAGTTAGAAAATGTCAGAAGGACGTTGGGG atGAGCCTTTAG